CCCGTCCGGCGTGAGGACGCTTTTGTTGTTGCCTGTTTTCTTGGTTGCCATGCAAGAGCGAAGCGGAGAAATCTGCTTCTGCCTTTGTATCTGGAGCAGGTCCGGGCTTTAGCCCCCGAGGTGTGCTTTCCTTTCCCAGTCAAAGGCCCAGATACAAAAGCCCAACCCGGAACTTTTCCCCAGAGAACACGTCTCTACAGGAGAAAGCAGGGCCGGGGATTTTCCTATCCGGCCGAGACAGGCGCAGCATCGGAGCAGGATACGAAAGCGGGGACTTGAAGATGACAGATCGCATGAAGTTGGCAACGAAGATGCGGATTGCAGTGCTGGCCTGTTGCGTGGCCACGGCGGGCGTAGTGCCCATGCTGGCGCAGGACGCATCCGGCGCGCCCGCGGCCCAGCAGGACGATCAGCAGCAGGGCCGTGGCGGCCGTCGCAACCCGGCCGAGATGGAGCAGCGCCGTCTCGACATGATGACCAGGCAGTTGAGCCTCTCACCCGACCAGGTCACCCAGGTCAAGGCCCTTCTGGACACCGAGAGCCAGCAGATGTCGGCTCTGCGGAACGGCGGCGGCGACGCCCAGGGCGACCGGCGCTCGCAGATGATGAGCATCCGCCAGTCCACCCAGGCCAAGATCCGCGCGACCCTGACCGACGACCAGAAGACCAAGTTCGACGCCATGCAGGCGCGGATGCAGCAGCGTCGCGGCGGCGAGGGCGGCCCACCCCCGCAACTGTAACCGGGTCGATACCCCTCCCAGTAGCCCCAAAAGCCCCTAAACTCCTCATAACCGGGCCGCAACCCCAGATTTTCGGGGTCGGCCCGCCGTGTTTCTGCGGTTCTTTCGCCGTGTCGCGTACGTCTAAGGGGGAGTAACGGGTACAATCGGAAGCAGTGGCCTCGCCGTTCCGCGACAGAGTGAGTGCGACGCCTGATGACCGACAGACGGTCGCTTGACTTCGAAAGGGTTTGACCAAGAATGAAGAAGACGATGGTGTTGGCCGTACTGGTGTTGTCGGCCGTGGCCGGATTCGCGCAAGAGAGCCGGCAGGATGCAAGTATCAGCGGAATTGACGTGATTACGCCGGGCGTCCATGGAAATACTCCGGTGGCGCAGGTGATCTCGAACACCGCCGGCGTGCTGGGCAGCTACCGCTACATGCTGACGCCGCACAGCGCGCTCGAACTGAACTACTCCTGGGCGCAGAACACGAACTACTACCAGTACGCCGGTCTGCAGGTGTTCATTCCTATCCACACCATGCAGCAGGAGTTCTCGGCGGCCTACGTGTACAGCCTGAACTTCCACAAGTACAGCCCCTTCCTCGAAGTCGGACCGGGCGTCATGTTCTTTTCGCCGATCAAGGACTTTGGTACGGGCCGCCTGGACGCGAAGCGGAACTCGAACATCGGCGGCCTCTTCGGCGGTGGTGTGGCTTACGAGATCAGCCCCAGCTTCGACGTGCGCGCCGAATTCCGCGGCTTCTTCGTCAAGTCGCCGAACTTCGTGGACGACTTCAAGACCAACCGCTATAACGTGATCATGACCCCGGCTCTCGGCGTGGCGTACCACTTCTAGCCAGATCGGTTTCTGCAGAAAATAAAGGGCTTCGGAGTAATCCGAAGCCCTTTGCTATTGCTTGGAATCCTTTGCTGTTGCTTCTGGGGTAGGTCCGGGCTTTAGCCCCCGAGATATGCCCCTCCACAAAGGCAAAAGCGACCTTACGCCGGGCGGGCGGCACTTCGTGCGATCTTGGACGCTTCGCGTAACAACAAGCCTCCTCTTACCGGCTCAGCTCCCCCGCAAAGTGATAAGCCGCCCCAAACGTAATCATCTGCGGGCTAAGCCCATGTGGCGGAAACCTAAACCATTGCTGATACTCGTACTCCGCCCGCAGATGAACATGGCGCGTCAGCCGATAGTCCCCCCCGCCACCCCCGGCCAGCAGGTTATAAGCCTCGTTGGCCTCGGCGGTCAGCTTCGTGGGCGTAACGTAGACCAGCGGGTAGTTGAAGACGCCGCGCCCGACCATCCCCTTGGCGTAGGGAACCAGCCTGCCATAGCGACGCAGCAGATACCGGCCCCCAACCTCATAGGTACGTTCGTAAAGGTCGCTGGTGTACTTGGCGTTCGAGGTCGTATGCACCTGGTGCAACGCCAGCTCGATGCCCCAGCGACGGTCCGGATCGAAGTCAATATAAACCGCCGCACCAATAAACCTGGGCCGGTCGTAGTCGGAGTCGGCCAGGGTGAAGCCGCCGCCGATCTGCAGGTCCCCCAGGCGCGAGGCGGCAGCTCTGGCCTGGGCCTGAAGTATGGTGGCCGAGCTGGCCAGGGCTGCGGATACAAGGAAGACGACGCGCAGGCGATTTCGCAAAAGAGAACTCCGTGGGTCAGGAGGCGGCAGGCAGGTGGTCTGCGCCGGGGATTCCGCTTCACGGTGTACTCATCGACAGAAAGCGCGTCGACATCTCTAAAAAGTGATATGCACAAGAAAAAACGGGACAGACCGGAGTGCGGTCTGCCCCGTTTCGGGAAGGGTACTGCTGGACTACTGCTGAAGAGCCGGAGGCGGCGTAGCGGCCGCCGGAGCCGCGTCAGGAGCCGGTGCGGCCGGGGCCGCGTTGGCCGGAGCCGGAGCAGCGTTATCAGCCGGAGTAGCCGGACCAACAGCGCCGGGGACGGCGGTCGGCGCGGCTGCTTCCTTGTAGTAGCCGAGCTTCATGTACACCGGCGTCACCTCGAACGGCATCTTGTCGCGTGCGTTCAGGATCGGCTCAAAGGCGGTGTGCATGGTAATCACCCGGTCGCTCCAGGGATCGAAGCGCAGGAAGCTGGCCAGCGGCATAGCGGCCTGCTGCTTGATGTCCTTCACGTCGAGCTTGGTGCCCTTGGCCACCATCGCCTGCATCCAGAAGGTGGGGTCGGTGTCGCTCTTTACCAGCGCATCGCCGAGCATCGGCTCGTTCAGGGCCTTCAGGGCCTTGGTC
This is a stretch of genomic DNA from Granulicella sp. WH15. It encodes these proteins:
- a CDS encoding outer membrane beta-barrel protein produces the protein MKKTMVLAVLVLSAVAGFAQESRQDASISGIDVITPGVHGNTPVAQVISNTAGVLGSYRYMLTPHSALELNYSWAQNTNYYQYAGLQVFIPIHTMQQEFSAAYVYSLNFHKYSPFLEVGPGVMFFSPIKDFGTGRLDAKRNSNIGGLFGGGVAYEISPSFDVRAEFRGFFVKSPNFVDDFKTNRYNVIMTPALGVAYHF
- a CDS encoding outer membrane beta-barrel protein is translated as MRNRLRVVFLVSAALASSATILQAQARAAASRLGDLQIGGGFTLADSDYDRPRFIGAAVYIDFDPDRRWGIELALHQVHTTSNAKYTSDLYERTYEVGGRYLLRRYGRLVPYAKGMVGRGVFNYPLVYVTPTKLTAEANEAYNLLAGGGGGDYRLTRHVHLRAEYEYQQWFRFPPHGLSPQMITFGAAYHFAGELSR